In Nevskiales bacterium, the genomic window CGCTTCTGCGCGAAACTGAGGCCGTGGTTCGAGGCCGGGTAGTCGAGGTACTCCAGCGCGAGCATATAGGCACCGAAGGTCAGCCACAACACGGGGATGAGCGCGTTCAGGCCGGGGATGAACAGCAGCACCAGGCTCAGCAGCGCCAGCGGCAGGGCCCAGCAGGCGAACAGCAGCAGCTTGCGCAGCTCCGTGACCAGGCCCAGCAGCGTTTCCTGCCAGAGCGACAGGCCCGACTCGGGCTGTCGCCCGGTCAACAGACGCTCGACGCGGGCGGCCAGGAAGCCGTTGAAGGGCGCCCCGGCGAGGTTGGCCAGGATCGAGAGCGCGAAACAGAACAGCAGGAATGCCAGCAGCCAGAGCAGCGGCCAGACCAGGAACTCCAACCAGCTCAGCCAGCCCGGCAGCAGGCCGAGCCAAGCGGCGACCTGCGCCTGCAGCACCGGCCAGAGCCACAGGAACAACGCGACGACGACGGCGATGTTGATCAGCAGCGGAATCAGCACGAAGCGGCGCACGCCCGGCTGCCACATCAGGCGAAAGCCGCGTGCCAGGTAGAGCGGGCCCTGCAGCATCGTCAGGGCGTGGTACCCCCGGCCGTCGGGTCCACGTGCCAGGCCGCAGGCGGCAGCGTGCCCTTCCAGCCCTTCGTCCGGTGTTCGGCGCTGACATGGGTGTAGATGCCGCCGCGCACGTTGAACACGGCCGTCAGCCGCATGAAGCGCGGCTGCGTGGCCCTGACCAGATCGTCGAGCATCCGGTTGGTCACGTCCTCGTGGAAATGGCCTTCGTCGCGGAACGACCAGACATAGAGCTTGAGCGATTTCAGTTCCACACAGGTCCTGTCCGGCACGTACTCGAGGTAGAGCGTGGCGAAGTCCGGCTGGCCGGTCTTGGGGCACAGGCAGGTGAACTCGGGGATGCGCATGCGGATGGTATAGTCGCGCCCCGGTCTCGGGTTGCGAAAGGTTTCCAGTTGCTTGCTCGGCTGGCTCGGCATGTACAATCCGGGGGTGAATCCATGAAAACTGTCGATAGTTTACCCCAGCAAGGCCTGGGGTAGACTGGCGGCTCGTCCTTTTCATCCAGACATCTAGCGGTATTTCGAATGCGTCTGTCCTCCATCAAGCTGGCCGGCTTCAAGTCCTTCGTGGACCCGACCGTGCTCCACGTGCACAGCAATCTGACCGGCGTGGTCGGCCCCAACGGCTGCGGCAAGTCCAACATCATCGACGCCGTGCGCTGGGTGCTGGGCGAGATGAGCACCAAGCAGCTGCGCGGCGCCGAGAGCGAGGACGTGATCTTCAACGGCTCGCGCGACAGAAAGCCCGTGGGCCGCGCCTCGGTCGAGATCCTGTTCGACAACAGCGAGGGCCGCTTCGGCGACCGCTACCGCAGCTTCAGCGAGATCTCGATCAAGCGCGAACTGTCGCGCGACGGCAATTCCAGCTATTTCCTGAATGGCGCGCGCTGCCGCCGCCGTGACATCGTCGACCTGTTCCTGGGCACCGGCGTGGCCGGCCGCGACAACTACGCCATCATCCAGCAGGGCACGGTGTCGCGCTTCGTCGAGGCCAAGCCCGACGAGCTGCGCCTGATCCTGGAAGAGGCCGCCGGCATCTCCAAGTACAAGGAGCGGCGCCGCGAGACCGAGACCCGCATCAAGCACACGCGCGAGAACCTCGACCGCCTGAATGACCTGCGCAGCGAGCTGGTGCAGCGGCTGGAGACCCTCAAGCGACAGGCCGCCAATGCGGAAAAGTTCAAGGAATACAAGCAGCAGGAGCGTAAACTGAAGGCGGAACTGCTGGCCCTGCGCTGGCGCGCGCTCGGCGCCGAGGCGCAGCAACAGGAACAGGCCTTCGGCCAGGCCCAGGGCGAGCTGCACGCGCGCCAGGAGCGGCTGCGCGCGGTCGAGCAGGCGCGCGAGGCGCAGCGCCTGGCGCAGCAGGCGGCGGGCCATGCCGTGCAGAACCTGCAGGGCGAGTTCTATGCCGCCGAGGCCGAGGTGGCGCGTGTCGAGCAGGCGCTGCGGCACGCGCAGGAACTGAAGGAATCGCGCGCGCGCGAACTCGCCTCGGTCGAGCAGCAGCAGGCCCAGCTGGCGCAGCGCATCAGCGCCGAGCAGGCGCAGCGCGAGGGCTTGACCGCGGAACTGGCCGAACTGTCGCAGGCGGCGCAGGCCGCGGA contains:
- the queF gene encoding preQ(1) synthase; protein product: MPSQPSKQLETFRNPRPGRDYTIRMRIPEFTCLCPKTGQPDFATLYLEYVPDRTCVELKSLKLYVWSFRDEGHFHEDVTNRMLDDLVRATQPRFMRLTAVFNVRGGIYTHVSAEHRTKGWKGTLPPAAWHVDPTAGGTTP
- the cysZ gene encoding sulfate transporter CysZ, with amino-acid sequence MLQGPLYLARGFRLMWQPGVRRFVLIPLLINIAVVVALFLWLWPVLQAQVAAWLGLLPGWLSWLEFLVWPLLWLLAFLLFCFALSILANLAGAPFNGFLAARVERLLTGRQPESGLSLWQETLLGLVTELRKLLLFACWALPLALLSLVLLFIPGLNALIPVLWLTFGAYMLALEYLDYPASNHGLSFAQKRAWLARHRWPGLGFGAVVTLATALPLANLLVMPAAVAGATAFWVEHAHKEKAA